The Synechocystis sp. PCC 6714 nucleotide sequence CCCCGAGGTGAGAAGCCAGATCCAGCAAGGGTGATTCAGAGGAAAGGCTCTCAAGCCCGACAGCACTGTCCCCGGTCTGGAGGCTATAAAACTGACAGTCGGGCGTTTTCAGTAGGGGTAAAAAATCTCTGAGAGAACTATTTTGGACGGCGTCCGAGCTACCAGACCAGGCTAATCCCACCTGCAAATTCCGGCTTTGTTTTAGCGGTTTTAAAAACTCACCCAGTGCCGTCCGACGAGGAGCCTGGAGATAGGGGACGGAGTAGGGAATGGTCTCTAGAGTGGTTTGGAAAATTGAGGGCAAACTCGTCAAGGCGCAATGGACGTCAAAGTCCTTGAGGGAGATTTCCCCGGCCTGCCGTGGCTGAATGGCTCTAGTCATACCTTCCAGAAGGGTCTTTAGATAGGGGCTACAGACGAAAATAATTTGATGACATAGTTGCGCCGCCAGGGGAAGATAACGCAGGAATTGAATCGCCTCCCCGGCATCTGATTCGGCGTAAATGAGCAGTGTTTGCTCTGGGAGCGTCTCCCCAGCCCAGAAGGGTTTCGGCGCCGCAAAGGGAGTGAAGCCCTTCGTTCGCCAGCGCCATTCCCATTCTGTCCACCCCCGCGGCCAGTCTCCGAGCCGCAGTAACATTAAGCCCAAATGATAGTGCGCCTCAACATGACCCGCTTCATTGGCGGTCACGATCGCCAATTCCTGGGCTGCTTCCCCGTAGCGCCCTAAATGGCCACAAGTCACCCCCAGACCATAACGAGCGGGGAGATATGTGGGGTCTAGTTCTAGGCATTTTTGAAAAGCGCCGACAGCTTCCGCAAATTTACCGGCTTCGTAGAGGCGATTACCGCGAACAAAATAGGTTTCCGCAAACTCCCAATCTCCGGCGGGTTGCACCGCGTTGGCCAGCGCCACCTGGGGCAACACATAAGACTGGGCTAACAATTCAGGCTCCCAGGCAAGGACTTCAGGAAACCTCGTTTCTGGCAGGACGCAAACGGCAAAAATTTCCTGTACCCCTTCCTCAAATTTCAAAAAGGCGAGGGTCTTCCCCCGCTCAATGTCCACAATCCAAACACCGCAAATGCGTTCTGAGAGGGTTTGGGTGAGGGGTAGACCGCTAAAGACTGCGGATTCCCGAATTTGGGACAGACCGACGAAGGCTAAATTGCCGTAAAAATCTAAGCCCCTGGTAAATCCCGGCATCTGGGCTACTGTCACTAGTTCCGTACTAACGGGATCTAAGTAGGATAAAGTACCCTTGCCGGACTCCAACAACCAAAGGCGATTTTGATGCCAACGGGGAGAATGGGGCATGGAGAGACCCCGGCGCAAAATGGTATTGCTCTCAATATCCATTACAATCCCGCCGTTCGCTTTGTTCCGGCGCCAGCCACCAGGGTCATCAGTTTCACCTAGGGCGGTCACGTATCGGGGTCGTCTATCCCGAAGTCCTAAACCATTGAGGTGGCATCGGTCTCGTAGGTCATAGGCGCTGATAAAGGGGGGGCGCCATTGGGGCACGAAACTATGCTCCCGATCCAGAGTGCATAAGCAGGAAAATCGGGTGTTAATAAACCATAATTCGTCATCGACCCAGGCCATTTCGTGGATATCAATATCGCCGGTGACGCGAATCTCTCGCGGTAAAAAGCAGGCGTCGTGCTTGCTGGCCGGGGAGAGCCGTTGGGCGGCGCCGATGTTGTTGCGTAGTTTCCAGATGGCTGTCGCGGCGCCAATCGCTAACTCCCCGCCCCGGACGGCAACGCCCATGGGTTTTTGAAAGGCTTGAAAATGGGTGTTTACTACTCCGTCGTCGGCCCGGAGGACGATCAGTTTACCCGCTTGATAGGTGGACACGACAAGAGAAATCCCCAGTTGTTGGAGAATTTCAAAGAAGGTACTAGTATGAATACTACGCAAGGATTGATCTGGATTGGCGTTAGGCTCTGGGGAGAAATTCATTGGGTTCTGAGTCGTCTCCTAGGGGGCGGTCTGTAAAAATCGTCGCTAGCCGTTGGGGCGCAAAGGGTTGCAGAGATATGGGCAAGTATAGTTAATTCCAGTACTAGTGGAAATTTCTTATGTTTCCTATAATTGTTATCTAGCTATCATAAGAAATTCTGCACTATCGGTGCGAATTTTTTAAAGATGAGGCTATGATTACTAAGGGTTTAATCGGTAAGGTCATTTAAGTGAAAGCATAAATATTTCTACTGACAAGTTTTTTATTTCATGTCTGCATTGTGAACAACCAGCATTAGCACTCTTGGCATTTATGAATCTCTCTGTTGCTCTCGGTCTAGTTTACGAGCAGTTAAATGCTGTCGCCCAGTCCCCGGACTATTGGACAATTCTCAATACTGCTTTTGGCGATCGCCACGATCCGGATCGAGCGACCCAGCTTCAGCGCCAGTGGCAAGAGGAGGACTTCGGCGATTTACCGTCAGTTCAAGTTCTTAGCGCTGATGTTTTAAGTTTTGCGAGGGGCGCCTACGCCGTTAGTAACAATACGATCTATCTGGCGGATTCTTTTCTCGCCACTGCGTCGCTGGAGGCGTTAAACGCCGTTCTGTTGGAAGAAATTGGGCACTATGTGGACAGGTTGATTAATGCCGAGGATAGTCCGGGAGACGAGGGAGAAATTTTCGCGGCGCTGGTGTTGGGCGTTGAACTGAGCGAGCTGGACTTAGAAAGCCTCAAGGCTCAACCTGATCAATTCACGATTTGGGTAGCCGGGGAACCAGTTGCTGTGGAAGCGGCGACTT carries:
- a CDS encoding TIGR03032 family protein codes for the protein MNFSPEPNANPDQSLRSIHTSTFFEILQQLGISLVVSTYQAGKLIVLRADDGVVNTHFQAFQKPMGVAVRGGELAIGAATAIWKLRNNIGAAQRLSPASKHDACFLPREIRVTGDIDIHEMAWVDDELWFINTRFSCLCTLDREHSFVPQWRPPFISAYDLRDRCHLNGLGLRDRRPRYVTALGETDDPGGWRRNKANGGIVMDIESNTILRRGLSMPHSPRWHQNRLWLLESGKGTLSYLDPVSTELVTVAQMPGFTRGLDFYGNLAFVGLSQIRESAVFSGLPLTQTLSERICGVWIVDIERGKTLAFLKFEEGVQEIFAVCVLPETRFPEVLAWEPELLAQSYVLPQVALANAVQPAGDWEFAETYFVRGNRLYEAGKFAEAVGAFQKCLELDPTYLPARYGLGVTCGHLGRYGEAAQELAIVTANEAGHVEAHYHLGLMLLRLGDWPRGWTEWEWRWRTKGFTPFAAPKPFWAGETLPEQTLLIYAESDAGEAIQFLRYLPLAAQLCHQIIFVCSPYLKTLLEGMTRAIQPRQAGEISLKDFDVHCALTSLPSIFQTTLETIPYSVPYLQAPRRTALGEFLKPLKQSRNLQVGLAWSGSSDAVQNSSLRDFLPLLKTPDCQFYSLQTGDSAVGLESLSSESPLLDLASHLGDYGDAAALVDCLDLVITVDSPLAHLAGALGKTVWTLLSDNPHWRWLLEREDSPWYPTMRLFRQSTPGDWPEVIQRVSNSLATIGVTTIGDRQ